A window of Heteronotia binoei isolate CCM8104 ecotype False Entrance Well chromosome 17, APGP_CSIRO_Hbin_v1, whole genome shotgun sequence genomic DNA:
gcagagtgttggactggatgggccattggcctgatccaacagggcttctcttatgttcttatgtgacacagagtgttggactggatgggccactggcctgatctaacatggcttgtcttatgtgacacagtgtttgactggagggaccattggcctgatccaacatggcttctcttgtgttcttatgtgacacagagtgttggactgggtgggccattggcctgatccaacatggcttctcttgtgttcttatgtgacacaatgttgactggatgggccactggcctgatccaacatggcttctcttatgttcttatgtgacacagagtgttggactggatgggccactggcctgatccaacatggctcctcttatgttcttatgtgacacagagtgttggactggaggggccattggcctgatccaacagggcttctcttatgttcttatgtgacacagagtgttggattggatgggccgttggcctgatccaacatggctcctcttatgttcttaggtgacatagagtgttggactggatgggccgttggcctgatccaacagggcttctcttatgttcttatgtgacgcagagtgttggactggatgggccattggcctgatccaacatggcttctcttatgttcttatgtgacacagagtggtggactggatggaccattggcctgatccaacatggcttctcttatgttcttatgtgacacagagtgttggactggatgggccgctgtcctgatccaacatggcttctcttatgttcctcatAGTTAGGGCTAAATGCAagccagccagtgcagttccAGAGGTGCCATATCCTTCAGCCAGCCAAAATACGTCAATCAAGGAGGTCACGTTTTTGTTATAAAAGTGTGGGCTGCCTTTCATGCAACACAAGGGCTCTCTCTTTCCATTCTAGCACATAATCGGTGTGATTGCACAAAGGAAAATCTCCTAGTAAGATGTTGTGAATCTTGGGTCTGCTCAGAAGGTTAAATGATTTCTCTTTGGCAGATGATCTCCAAGGGCATTAAAAATCACAACCTTTGGCATGCTTTTCTGTTAATGTTCGGTGTGCTTTGGTGACCATGGTCTGTCAGCTTCTCTTAGCCTTACCTATGTCACAGAATGattgttttgaagataaaatggaaagggGGAGAACAATGCCGCAAGCTGCTTGGGGTCTCCATTGGGATATAAAAATGAGGCACTTTTGTTTGTATGTATGCTACGGTTGTACTCCTCCctcacagccaatgttccctctaagccatggagtcttgtgagcaaaacttctactttgtgagcaactgatattaaagttgtgagctattgcataaattagtttgctctggggctatttgcCTGAGCAAagtcaaaaatatgtgagccggaggccaaaaatctgtgagctagctcacactaactcagcttagaggggacactgctcacAGCACAGACCAGGAGGAACATAGTTTCAAGGAGCAGGAGGGGAatgaggcttttttaaaaaaaagttaccaTTTTCTCTTTTCCCCCCAGGCTCTTTTCAACCTCCTGATCCCAGATCATGCTGCAGATGCCTTCTCTCCGCCCCTTTTGTCTGAATCGGGGCTCTGCGACAGGGTTGTGGAATTGCTGCTGGGCGGCCTGTCGCACTGGGACGCGGAGCACTTCCTTTTCATAGCTGAACATGGCTATGTGTATGAGCACAACTGCGCCTTCTTCCCTCTGTTTCCCTTGAGTCTACGCGCGGCGGCAAGAATGGTGCTGTGGCCTCTCCAGGGTTTTCTGTGCTTCCGAAGCCGGCTGCTCCTTTCTGCAGCTCTGCTAAATGCCGTTTTCTCTGTCCTGGCCTCGTGGGTCCTGTATGAGCTGGGCTGTGTTGTCCTGCGGTGCCGCAGGCAGGCCTTCCTGTCAGCCATCCTCTTCTGCGTCACTCCTGCCAATGTTTTTATGGCAGCTGCTTACTCAGAGAGCATGTTTGCCCTCCTGGCATTCGGTGCCATGTGGCAGCTAGAGAAAGGGCGCTCGTGGACAAGCACCGTCCTGTTTTCGCTAGCCAGTAGTGTGCGTTCCAATGGCATGACCAATGCTGGGTTCCTCATTTATGCCCAGACAAAATACTTTGCCTCTCAGCTCCAAACGAGGACCGGAGTTGCACTGTTGCTCATCTTAGGTCAGCTTCCAACCTTAGCAGTGTCTGTGGCCTTGATGTGTGCTTCCGTTATCCTACCctttgctttgtttcagctctatGCCTACTTCTGGTTCTGCAGCGACAACGTTGGCTCTGAATACGTCGTGCCAAGGCCACTGTTGCAGCTAGCCGTGGACATGGGATATCACTTGGCCTTTTTAAATGGTGCGAAACCATCGTGGTGCTCTTGGGATTATCCTATGGTCTATACCTACATTCAGGATGCCTATTGGAATGTGGGCTTTCTCCGGTATTATGAGGCCAAACAGATTCCCAATTTCCTGCTAGCTGCCCCAACTATCATGCTGGGCTCTTGGGCGGCCTGTCGCTACGTTGCTTCAAATCCCTGGCACTGCCTAACTCTTGGCCTGGCAAGGAGAGAGACTGGAAGAGCGGCGGCAGACTTCTCTGCAAAGCCCACTGCTGGATTTTGCTCTCCTGACGTATTTGTTTACATCGTCCATTCAACCGCTCTGTTGCTGTTTGGGACTTTTTGCATGCACGTGCAGGTGAGAGATGACGCCCTCTTATGAGTCTTGCAAGTCAGGCAGTGTGAATGTTGATGGTCTCTGAATGAAAGGACGGAATCGACCTCATGCAGAGCCTTAGCAGTGTCTGTGGTTTTGATGTGTGCTTCCATTATCCTACCCTTTGCTTTGTTTCAGTTCTATGCCTACTTCTGGTTCTGCAGTGACAACGTTGTTTCCAGCTGAACATTACTGGAATGAGAGCCTCAAGCGGCTGCAGATTGTGAACCCATCTCCCAAGAGGTTATGCGTCGCCTCTTCACAGGCTATGCAGAGACTAAACTGGGTgtgctcttagggttgccaatccccaggtgggagcaggggatcccccggtttggaggtcctccctccgcttcagggtcctcagaaagggggggggggaggggagggaaaaatctgctgggaactttgttattccctatggagatgtatccccataggaaataatggagaatggatccccgagtatctggggctctggggggggctgttttttgaggtcccaaatttgcagcgtagcatctggtgcctctcctcaaaataccctccaagtttcaaaaagattggaccagggggtccaattctatgtgcctcaaaaggtgcccctatccttcattatttcctgtggaaggaaggcatttaaaaggtgttcagtcccttgaaatgtcatggccagaattccctttggagttgaattgtgcttgtcacaaccttgctcctggctccacccccaatgtctcctggctgcacccccaaagtctcctggctccaccccgaaagtccccagatatttcttgaattggacttggcaaccctatgtgctctGCAGTGTGCACTCTGTAGGGATCTACCAGCCAACCCTGCTTTACTAAGTAACATTTCTCTTTTGTCTGCGTTTCATGGCAACGTTATGCTTTTAGGTTTTCTAAATGTATACTTAAAATGGCTGATCTCCTAGTCTGTTAACGTGTATCCCTTAACTGAAGAACAAACCGAAGTTTCTATAGATGCTAGAGGGGCTAGACTAGATGCTATGGCATCCGTGGTTGGGATTGAACCTTCACAACAGTTTTAATTGGCCAAATTCTTCTCTAAAATGACAAACGATCAATCCTGGTGGAATAccataatgtctagtttggctccAAGATGGTTCTGCGCTCAACTTTTGTGTTCAGGTTAGGGAAGCTGAAGGACCTAGGAAGAGGTAGCCTTAAAAAAAGCATCAGGCTTCTGCATTCCAATAACTAAAGGAATACCATTCtccattacattttttaaaaaatggattttattttgtatttatttatttatttagaatttatatcccgcccttcccacaagtggctcagggcggcttccaacaatagatccaacataaaaattaaacaatatttaaacatgtaaggaattaaacatttaaaacagataaaaccttaacaattaataaatattccaaatatatataaaaagaaatctggcaagttgcattaaattctcaagctaggtttaagctagccggaagagggttgtcttacaggccctgcggaactgaacaaggtcccgcagggccctcacctcctccggcagctgattccaccatgtaggggccataacagagaaggccctttctctggtggatttcaagcgggcttcttttggcccagggatagtaaggagattttgtgttcccgacctcagtactctctggggaacatgtggggaaagacggtccttcaggtagacaggtcccaagccatatagggctttaaaggtgataaccagcaccttgtaccggacttggtatatcactggaagccagtgcaaggtccgaagacccggctgaatgtgtccccactttgggagacccagtaacagccgggccgcggcattctgcttCTAACAGGGGAGTTCCTTGCTTTGTTTTCAGTTAAGGAATTGCTGGAAGATTCCAGGAGAGGAAAAGCaaatgagggaaggaaggaaggtgtgtgTTTGTTAGAAAAATTCAATACCGTTTATTTTGTGATAAATCCAAGTagccagccgtgttggtctgaagtagtagaacaaaataggagtcaagtggcaccttaaagaccaacttagttttattcagaatggaagctttcgtgtgctctctaagcacacttcatcagatgaagaatcctcgtctgatgaagtgtcctTAGAGagtatacgaaagcttacgttctgaataaaactaagttggtcttaaaggtgcgacttgacttctattttgttcatttattttgTGAGGCAGAGATTGAGCTGTTGGTTCCTTCTACCTGTAAGAAGGGCAGTCGGCCTCCATGGTCTGGATTGCTGTTGAGGGGCTGGGTGGGTGTTTAATAAAACACTCATTCCAGTAATGTTCAGCTGGAAACAAGTTCCAGTGAGTACGGCGGGGCTTACTCACAAGGAAATGCGACTGGGAATGAAGCTGTGGAAAGTGGGGCTTATTAGTTGCAAGGGGGAAAGGCATGTCCTACTGAATTTCCATTACTGGCTCCAAAGCTCAATCTACCTACTCTGGTTCTGTGTTCCCACTTGGTTAAAAAGGGCCTTGTGTTACTGAACATCTCTGCAAGGGCCATTTTGAgaccagagaaggaagcagggcgGGGTGGGAAGAAGACTGGGACTGCCCATAATGTGAGCTGATGTGGTATAGAGCAATGGGGAAGGCCCCATGTAAAACTTCCCTTGGCAGACGGCCTCAGGCATGTCTCTGTTCTCTCTGGTGTCGTCAGTATATTGGCAGTACTGGGCGGCGGTGTAGCGGTTAGAGTGTTGAGCTAGGCTCTGAGAAATCCAGGTCAAATGCCCAATCTGCCTTGAtgctccctgggtgaccttgggctagtcatgtGTTCTCAGCCTCCCCTACCTTCCAGGATGCTCATGAGGATAAAATTGGGAAGGGAGTCCTGTGGGCACCGCCCTGAGCTCGTTGAAGGAAGTGCGGGTTAAAAATAATTGGATAATCATACAAATAAAATCATTGGACTGGTGTAAATCATTGTGGCCTCCGCGTGGTCTTGAGAGCAGTTTGACGTCTTCCCGGCTAACTGTTGCCACAAACAGCTGCAGGAGCtttttattatagcattggagaaagttcagaaaagggcaactagaatgattaaagggttggaacaccttccctatgaagaaaggttgaaacgcttggggctctttagcttggagaaacgtcaactgcggggtgacatgatagaggtttacaagataatgcatgggatggagaaagtagagaaagaagtacttttctccctttctcacaatacaagaactcatgggcattcgatgaaattgctgagcagacaagttaaaatggataaaaggaagtacttcttcacccaaagggtgattaacatgtggaattcactgccacaggaggtggtggcggccacaagcatggccaccttcaagagagggttagataaaaatatggagcagaggtccatcagtggctattagccacagtgtgtgtgcgtgtgtgtgtgtatatatatatatatttggccattgtgtgacacagaatgttggactggatgggccattggcctgatctaacatggcttctcttatgttcttatgtgactcagagagaAGCAGTGTTCTGTTTCACCTTGTGTAGGATTCTGCTTTTGGCACTGGGCTGAGAAACCAGAAGCCTGTGACACAGCAGTTACTAGAATAAGGTTGGACTATAAAGCTGACTAACGGATCTGATTTACTTTTGGTTTCCTCTTCTGATGTGGAAGAACAGTCAGGACAACTGGTATCATACAAACCACATCTTGGATCCATGACATTTTGTAAAGGGTGCCTCCAGGAAAGTTAGTAAGAAGAACAGGCAAGTTTGGGACTGGACAATaataagagggagggagaaagagagagagagcaagaacaATGtctgttcatgaatttcatatgGATAAATTTCATATATCCTTATAGCTAAGAGTTCCGTTGGTAACTCAATTGAATCAGTTAACCAGGTTCCAGAGGAGAGTTTTCTTTTGGATTACGTTGCTTAGGTCTGTATCTTTCAAGCTACTCAAAAACATACCGTTGTTCCCAGGAAGTGATTCAAGATTATCTAAAAAAAGGGGAAACAAGTAAAAGGAACTAGGAATTTCACCACATAATCAACAGAAAGCACACACCCCCTCCCAGTTGGCGTAACAAAGACTTACTCAAAAATGCCTTCCTGGGACCTTTCTGTGAGGCTGACAGTCAAAGGTcaagtatatatttatttacttcatttaaaccCTGCCTTTTTCAAAACCCAGCTTGGCCCCAAAGTGGCTTTCAtaatttctccattttatcctcatagcaaccctgtgagttggggtaggctgagagtatgtgactgacccagggttacccagcaagctttcatggttgGGGGTATTTGAATGTGGGTAGTCTGACACTATGCCACAGTGACCGGATGAAATCTTAACACTGAGAGGAAGTCATCTCATGACGTTCATTCTGGGGCGGGAGGACCATTGGGAGGCTTTGACCTCTTTGCCTTGCTTGTGGATCTTCAGTGTGCATCCGGTTGGTGCTCTGTGAAGGAAATACAAACAAACGCTGTGATATGGCTAACatatttggtaaaaaaaaaattttttccaAGAATCTTACAGATCTTTTGTCACGTTATAAAGAAGTTTAgccttacaatattacaaagaaaattgCGTCTGAATTTGTTTTACGTTGACAAGGAAAAGTACTGAACTTCAAACCGTGAGGGAATGCGTCTCCATTCACGTTGGCCAGGCTGAAGTTCAgatgggaaatgcctgctgggaactctactgCTTGAAGCATGGGATTCAGtcgggtgggtggatggattccTAGTAACTGGGCCACTGATGGGGATTCTTCTTTAGGAATGTTCTTCAACAAAACAGGATTGGGCAAGCATGTCCCCAGAGCTTTATTTGTTGACCTTGAACCATCCATCGTTCTCAGACTGTGTGGCAGATGAGATCCAGACAGGAACCTACCACACCTTGTTTCATCCTGAGCAACTCATCTCCAGCTAGGTAGTCACAGCCAACAACTATCTCCGAGACCACTACACCATCAGGAAAGAAACTGTACAGCCTGTGATGGACAGAGCCTAGAAGATGGCTGACCAATGTGATGGCTTCCAGGGCTTCCTGGTTGTACCACAGCCTTGGTGGAAGCACAGCTTCAGGCTTTATGTCTATTTTGATGTGGTAGCTCTTTATTGAATTTGGGAAGAAAGCCAAACTCAAGTTCTTGGTCTATTCTGCCCCACGGATCTCCACAGCAGCAGTGGAGCTCTACAACTCCATGCTGGAGCACTCAGGCTGCTCCTTAATGGTGGACAATGAGGACATTTACAACATCTTCAACCGGAACCTCAACATTGAGACTCCAGTGTACACCAACCAGCATACACCAATCATCCATCACCACTTCCTTAAGATTTGATGGTGTCGACCTCACCAAGTTCCATCTCAACTTGGTGCCCTATCTCAGGATTCACTTCCTGCTAACCACATATGCTCCCATCATCTCTGCCAAAAGACCTACACGAGCAGCTTTTGGTGCTGGAGATAACCTGCTTTGAGTTCTCCAACCAGATGGTGAAATTTGACCCTCAATGGAGCAAGTACATGGCTTGTTGTCTCCTCTGCCCTAGGGGACATGGTGCCCAAAGATGTCAACGTGGCAGTCGTGGCCATTaaaaccaggaggtccatccaGTTTGTGGAGTGGT
This region includes:
- the PIGV gene encoding GPI mannosyltransferase 2 — translated: MQIANGGDPHRREVVCFAVLCRAGTLVLQALFNLLIPDHAADAFSPPLLSESGLCDRVVELLLGGLSHWDAEHFLFIAEHGYVYEHNCAFFPLFPLSLRAAARMVLWPLQGFLCFRSRLLLSAALLNAVFSVLASWVLYELGCVVLRCRRQAFLSAILFCVTPANVFMAAAYSESMFALLAFGAMWQLEKGRSWTSTVLFSLASSVRSNGMTNAGFLIYAQTKYFASQLQTRTGVALLLILGQLPTLAVSVALMCASVILPFALFQLYAYFWFCSDNVGSEYVVPRPLLQLAVDMGYHLAFLNGAKPSWCSWDYPMVYTYIQDAYWNVGFLRYYEAKQIPNFLLAAPTIMLGSWAACRYVASNPWHCLTLGLARRETGRAAADFSAKPTAGFCSPDVFVYIVHSTALLLFGTFCMHVQVLTRFLGSSSPVLYWFTAYLLYTYEPLLQNRDPSTSHAAPHLDEASLGSPFPAWNTNENPVLRLLKNWRQSTVLTKWILGYALSYWLLGLALHCNFFPWT